The Pseudomonas sp. PDM14 genomic interval CACCAGATGGAAACCCGGATCGGAGATCAGTGGCGTGCCGGCATCGGAGATCAACGCCACGTCATCCCCCGCCAGCAAGCGGGTGAGAAACCGCCCACCCTCGTCACGCTCGTTGTGCTCATGGCAGGCCGCCAGTGGCGTGGCGATGCCGAAGTGTTGCAGCAGACGCAGCGAATGACGCGTGTCCTCCGCCGCAATCAGCTTGACCTCTCGCAGGGTGCGCAAGGCGCGCGCCGTGATGTCATCAAGATTGCCGATGGGCGTGGCCACGACATAGAGGGTGCCGACAGCAACGCCGGAAACAGCGGAAATGCTCACAAGCCTTCCTCGGACTGGGCGGAAAAGCGCGCATTGTAGCCCGTTTCTCGGCAGCGACATCGCACGCCCGGCGAGGCTTGGGTACAATCGCGCACTCATTTGCTCAAGTACCAGGAACGTTTAGATGATCGCCTGCCTGCGTCCGTTCTCCGCACTCTGCCTCGCCGGCCTGCTTGTCGCCTGCGGCAGCTCGCCGTCGTCCAACCTGGGCGAACTGCCACGCACCCCTCAGGCCAGCATCGAGCAGTTACTGCAGCAAGCCGCCACCAGCCAACCGGAACAAGCCGCCCTGCTGCGCCTGTCCGCCGCCGACCTGGCATATAAGCAGAAGGACCTGGGCCGCGCCACGCGCATCCTCGAAGAGGTCCAGCTGGAAAGCCTGAAACCAGCCCAGCAGGTATTCGCCGTAACCCTCGGCGCCGAGCTGGCGCTGGCACGCAACAAACCGAAAGCCGCACTGAAGCAGCTCAGCCACCCCAGCCTGGATCGCCTAGGCGAGCTGCCGGTGCAGCAGCAGGCCCGCACCCAGCTGGTTCGCGCCGCCGCCCTGGAGGCCGATGGCCAGACACTGGCCGCCGCTCGCGAGCGCGTGTTCATCGCCCCCCTGCTCGACGGCGAAACCGCCACCGCCAACCACGAAGCGATCTGGAGCCTGGTCAGCAGCCTGCCGCTGGATCAGCTGCAGCAGGGCAGCGCCGACGGCGACCTCGGTGGCTGGCTGGAGCTCGCCCGCATCGCCAAGACCAGCGGCACACCCGAGCAGCAGCTCGCCGCCATCGATGCGTGGCGCAAGCAGACTCCGCAACACCCAGCCGCCGAACAGCTGCCGCAGGCGCTGAGCAAGCTGAAAGACATCGCCGGCCAGCCGTTGCAGAAGATTGCCCTGCTGCTGCCCCAGGAAGGCCAGCTCGCCTCGGTCGCCCGCGCCCTGCGTGACGGTTTCATGGCCGCGCACTACCAGGCCCAGCAGGCCGGACAGAATCCACCAGAGGTGCTGCTCTACGACAGCTCGCGCCTGTCTTCGCTGGACGATTTCTACCGCCAGGCCCAGGCCGACGGTGCGCAGCTGGTGATCGGGCCACTGGAAAAACCGCTGGTCAAACAACTCAGCGAGCGCCCGCAACTACCCCTCACCACCCTGGCCCTGAACTACAGCGATGCCGGACGTGAAGCACCGGCGCAGCTGTTCCAGTTCGGCCTCGCCGCCGAAGACGAAGCCCGCGAAGTGGCACGCCGCGCCTGGGCCGACGGCATGCGCCGCGCCGTGGCACTGGTACCGAGCGGCGAGTGGGGCAATCGCGTTCTCGCCGCCTTCCAGCAGAGCTGGCAGACCGCTGGCGGCACCCTGATCGCCGCCGAGCACGTCGATCAGCCAGTAGCACTGGCCCAGCAGATCGCCGACCTGTTCCAACTGCGCCAGAGCGAAGCACGCGCCAAACGCCTGCAGAGCACGCTGGGCGGCACTGTCGCCGCCCTGCCCGCACGCCGCCAGGACGTCGACTTCATCTTCCTCGCAGCCACCCCGCAGCAAGCCCAGCAGATCAAGCCGACCCTGGCCTTCCAGTACGCCGGCGACGTGCCGGTTTATGCCACCTCGCACCTCTACACCGGCGGCAACAACCCGAGCCAGTACCAGGACCTCGAAGGCATTCGCTTCTGCGAAACCCCATGGCTGCTGGACAGCAACGATGCACTGCGCCAGCAGGTCGACGGCCAGTGGCCACAAGCCGCAGGCAGCCTGGGCCGCCTGTACGCCATGGGCGTCGACGCTTACCGCTTGGCGCCACGCTTGAATCAGCTCAAGGCCCTGCCGGAAACCCAGGTGGAAGGCCTGTCCGGCAACCTCAGCCTGAACCAGTCCCAGCGCATCGAGCGCCAGCTGCCGTGGGCCGAGTTCCGCAACGGCCAAGTGCAGCGCCTGCCGGATGCGCTCAATCAGTAAACGCCAGGAAGACGGGCGCGCCGCCGAAGCCTTGGCCCGCGCCCATCTCGAACGCAGCGGCCTGCGCCTACTGGCGCAGAACTGGCTGTGCCGCGGCGGCGAGCTCGACCTGGTCATGCTCCACGGCGACACAGTGGTATTCGTCGAAGTTCGCTACCGCCGCCATGCCGGCTGGGGCGGCGCCCTGGAGAGCGTCGATGCGCGCAAACGTGGCCGCCTGATCCTCGCTGCACAAGTATTCCTGCAGCAGGAAAGTCGCTGGGCCAAGTACCCCTGCCGTTTCGATGTGGTCGCGCTCAGCCCGGGACGCACGGCGACAACGCCGCAACTGGACTGGCTACAGAACGCTTTTGATACCTGAATGAGCCCGAGCGAGCATTTCTAGTCGACCGCTGCGGGCAAGTCGGGTACAAAGCCGGACATCGACCCGGCCACCGGTGGCATTGCGCCCACCCAGCGATACTCCTTTACCAACCAGGCCGGCGCAGCCCGCACACTGAAGGTTTTACCCGATGGACATGCAATCCCGAATTCGCCAGATGTTCCAGGCCAGCATCGACACCAAGCTGCAGGCCGTGGAAGTGCTGGTCCCGTTCATCGAACATGGCAGCCAGGTCATGGTCGAAGCCCTGCTCCACGACCACAAGATTCTCACCTGTGGTAACGGCGGCTCGGCCGGCGACGCACAGCACTTTTCCTCCGAGCTGCTCAACCGCTTCGAGCGTGAACGCCCGAGCCTGCCAGCCATTGCGCTGACCACCGACAGCTCGACCATCACCTCGATCGCCAACGACTACAGCTACAACGAAATCTTTTCCAAGCAGATTCGCGCCCTGGGCCAGCCCGGCGACGTATTGCTGGCCATCTCCACCAGCGGCAACTCGGCCAACGTGATTCAGGCGATCCAGGCCGCACACGATCGCGAAATGATTGTCGTAGCTCTGACCGGCCGCGACGGTGGTGGCATGGCCTCGCTGCTGCTACCGGAAGATGTGGAAATTCGCGTGCCTTCCAAGGTCACCGCACGCATTCAGGAAGTGCACCTGCTGGCTATCCACTGCCTGTGCGACCTGATCGACCGCCAACTGTTCGGGAGTGAAGAATGATCCGCAATCCGCTGATTCTGGCCACCCTTGCTGTCAGCCTGCTGCTCGGCGCCTGCAGCAACCGCAGCCTGGGCAACAAGATCGATGACCAGTTCATCGAGCCCGATGTGCGCTCGGCGATTTCCAGCGCCCATGCCGACCTGACCAGCCCCACCTCGCACGTGGTGGTCACCGCCTACAACGGCGTGATCCTCCTGGCCGGCCAGACCCCGCGCGCCGAGCTCAAGGAAAAGGCCGAGCAGACCGCGCGCAACGTGCGCGGTGTGCGCAAGGTGCACAACGAACTGCAGGTGCTGCAGCCGAGCTCCGCACTGGCCCGCAGCAACGACGCCGCACTGACTACCAAGGTCAAGGCACAGATGCTCTTCGACAGCAGCGTGCCCAGCTCGCGCATCAAGGTGGTGACCGAGAACGGCATCGTCTACCTGCTTGGCCTGGTCACCCGCAACGAGGGCGCCGCAGCCACTGCCGTGGTGCAGAGCGTCTCTGGCGTGCAACGCATCGTGAAGCTGTTCCAGTACACCAACTGAAGCCGTTTCGCAGGCAGTAAAAAGGCGATCCATTCGGATCGCCTTTTTCGTTTCTAGCGCACCACTTTCAGACTGGGGCGCCCACTGGGTCGTGGCGGCTCGCCACCGGACGGACCATCGTCATCCGGGCCGTCGATATCCTCCTCGTCGACTGGCGGTTCCAGCTCGAAGACCATGCCCTGGCCGTTCTCGCGTGCATAGATCGCCAGCATCGCCCCCGCCGGGATGAACAGCGCGTGCGGCACGCCACCGAAGCGCCCCTCGAAACTTACCGCCTCGTTGTCCATGTGCAGGTTGCGCACGGCACTGGGCGACACGTTGAGGACGATCTGCCCGTCATTGGCGAAACCGGC includes:
- a CDS encoding penicillin-binding protein activator; the encoded protein is MIACLRPFSALCLAGLLVACGSSPSSNLGELPRTPQASIEQLLQQAATSQPEQAALLRLSAADLAYKQKDLGRATRILEEVQLESLKPAQQVFAVTLGAELALARNKPKAALKQLSHPSLDRLGELPVQQQARTQLVRAAALEADGQTLAAARERVFIAPLLDGETATANHEAIWSLVSSLPLDQLQQGSADGDLGGWLELARIAKTSGTPEQQLAAIDAWRKQTPQHPAAEQLPQALSKLKDIAGQPLQKIALLLPQEGQLASVARALRDGFMAAHYQAQQAGQNPPEVLLYDSSRLSSLDDFYRQAQADGAQLVIGPLEKPLVKQLSERPQLPLTTLALNYSDAGREAPAQLFQFGLAAEDEAREVARRAWADGMRRAVALVPSGEWGNRVLAAFQQSWQTAGGTLIAAEHVDQPVALAQQIADLFQLRQSEARAKRLQSTLGGTVAALPARRQDVDFIFLAATPQQAQQIKPTLAFQYAGDVPVYATSHLYTGGNNPSQYQDLEGIRFCETPWLLDSNDALRQQVDGQWPQAAGSLGRLYAMGVDAYRLAPRLNQLKALPETQVEGLSGNLSLNQSQRIERQLPWAEFRNGQVQRLPDALNQ
- a CDS encoding YraN family protein translates to MRSISKRQEDGRAAEALARAHLERSGLRLLAQNWLCRGGELDLVMLHGDTVVFVEVRYRRHAGWGGALESVDARKRGRLILAAQVFLQQESRWAKYPCRFDVVALSPGRTATTPQLDWLQNAFDT
- a CDS encoding phosphoheptose isomerase translates to MDMQSRIRQMFQASIDTKLQAVEVLVPFIEHGSQVMVEALLHDHKILTCGNGGSAGDAQHFSSELLNRFERERPSLPAIALTTDSSTITSIANDYSYNEIFSKQIRALGQPGDVLLAISTSGNSANVIQAIQAAHDREMIVVALTGRDGGGMASLLLPEDVEIRVPSKVTARIQEVHLLAIHCLCDLIDRQLFGSEE
- a CDS encoding BON domain-containing protein, whose translation is MIRNPLILATLAVSLLLGACSNRSLGNKIDDQFIEPDVRSAISSAHADLTSPTSHVVVTAYNGVILLAGQTPRAELKEKAEQTARNVRGVRKVHNELQVLQPSSALARSNDAALTTKVKAQMLFDSSVPSSRIKVVTENGIVYLLGLVTRNEGAAATAVVQSVSGVQRIVKLFQYTN
- a CDS encoding ClpXP protease specificity-enhancing factor, which gives rise to MNSSRPYLVRALYEWIVDNDCTPHLLVNAEYDGVRVPAGFANDGQIVLNVSPSAVRNLHMDNEAVSFEGRFGGVPHALFIPAGAMLAIYARENGQGMVFELEPPVDEEDIDGPDDDGPSGGEPPRPSGRPSLKVVR